Proteins encoded together in one Porites lutea chromosome 2, jaPorLute2.1, whole genome shotgun sequence window:
- the LOC140928673 gene encoding uncharacterized protein translates to MPKRILLVVGGLFVVAGLICLIIGIVLLTRGTKCEETTPAKPRSVSDRCSYSDEAKRSGLDTFLQKLQDSYFRLHPNKIAFKPGVKPSEIRLKYRAYNPSPDNIKLITDEAMRLLKEVNQTNLETHKLRQREKKALAQVKHYLQHVFGSPYDVNYYAGDFLLGPNLWCWQPLCDTPREMENSLHFFKPGNTKELENFERKLAEVKEMFAQYRKNMEYGVAVGMVRSVEECKAGINGLTEYFRKIANKGPSGIFEESFVKSLLDPQFIKNITENTEENNSWEKKYGKSVNESLREFLVDNLGKPIHEFFTYLRKVHVQYCVPSNVSSGLATRPLSYVYVNGTPDTSRKTNMSLPTGEIIDGKTSYKDIVSFFTTNSMTPVEIHELGFKMLGELYPQVLEVARVVTKEVNDNDTAKEKFIQRMNHSDMYFNQEEIPKNESDENAHVVCGDIEGAKTYCPTRWKALQNWFEEAQKALGLLDPKTINMFYFTGPKQTTPNCPITLAPDFNPSAGPNYESGGKECKKNAQYNIPFFLERPGPKYEEWSTNAHEGRPGHHTQVQGLEEHFIDRCGGVIKWLDTETYYTAFTEGWGLYAENPLIGEDTDTYENEPWQKYGMLKWQVWRALRLIVDSGLHSMGFSREKALQYFKDYAWDESETAYKEVTRYQSAPGQATAYMIGQQHIKKLRDDAQKILGDKFDIRDFHYHLLSQGSSPLSHLEQSIKDYIKCVQNDKAPGCYDILNPSEKDEEADNNVVEDSIVQPITRRRRHYF, encoded by the exons ATGCCTAAACGCATTCTCTTGGTGGTAGGCGGGTTATTTGTTGTTGCTGGTCTTATCTGCCTCATAATTGGAATCGTTCTATTGACACGAGGAACGAAATGTGAAGAAACCACCCCCGCCAAACCAAGATCCGTATCAGACCGATGTTCTTACTCTGACGAGGCAAAGCGAAGTGGCTTGGATACGTTTCTCCAAAAATTGCAAGATAGCTATTTTCGTCTTCATCCTAATAAGATCGCATTTAAACCAGGTGTGAAGCCTTCCGAGATACGACTGAAGTACCGGGCTTATAACCCTTCTCCAGACAATATCAAACTCATTACTGATGAAGCAATGCGCTTATTGAAAGAAGTAAATCAGACCAACTTGGAAACACACAAGCTCAGACAGCGTGAAAAGAAAGCATTAGCTCAAGTCAAGCACTATTTGCAACACGTCTTTGGGAGCCCGTATGATGTTAACTATTACGCCGGTGATTTTCTGTTGGGGCCAAATCTGTGGTGCTGGCAGCCACTATGTGACACGCCTCGTGAGATGGAGAATAGCCTACATTTCTTTAAGCCAGGTAACACAAAAGAACTGgagaattttgaaagaaaattggcCGAGGTCAAAGAGATGTTTGCCCAGTACAGGAAAAACATGGAGTATGGCGTAGCAGTTGGAATGGTGCGCTCTGTAGAGGAATGCAAAGCTGGGATCAACGGATTAACGGAGTATTTCCGTAAGATAGCAAACAAAGGACCAAGTG gTATTTTTGAAGAATCGTTTGTGAAGTCTCTTCTTGATCCACAATTCATTAAGAATATCACAGAAAATACAGAGGAAAATAATTCTTGGGAAAAGAAGTACGGAAAGTCTGTAAATGAGTCTTTGAGGGAGTTTCTGGTCGACAATTTAGGGAAGCCTATCCACGAGTTCTTCAC gTATCTTAGAAAGGTTCACGTGCAGTATTGTGTCCCCAGCAATGTGTCCAGTGGCCTCGCCACGCGTCCACTCTCGTACGTATATGTGAACGGTACTCCTGATACCTCAAGAAAAACCAACATGTCTTTGCCAACTGGCGAAATTATAGACGGAAAGACGTCGTATAAAGACATTGTTTCCTTCTTCACGACAAATAGCATGACCCCGGTTGAAATACATGAACTGGGATTTAAGATGCTGGGAGAACTATACCCTCAG GTTCTGGAAGTAGCGAGAGTGGTAACGAAGGAAGTCAACGACAACGATACTgccaaagaaaaatttatacAAAGAATGAATCATTCTGACATGTATTTCAACCAGGAAGAGATTCCGAAAAATGAGTCCGACGAAAACGCTCACGTGGTGTGTGGTGATATAGAGGGTGCAAAAACGTACTGTCCTACACGCTGGAAAGCGCTACAGAACTGGTTTGAAGAGGCTCAAAAG GCGCTCGGATTACTTGATCCCAAGACAATTAACATGTTCTATTTTACTGGCCCTAAACAAACCACGCCTAACTGTCCTATAACACTGGCTCCAGACTTTAACCCATCTGCAGGACCAAATTACGAGAGTGGTGGTAAAGAGTGCAAGAAAAATGCTCAATACAATATACCGTTCTTTTTGGAGAGACCTGGACCCAAGTATGAAGAATGGAGTACAAACGCTCATGAAGGAAGACCTGGGCACCACACTCAA GTTCAAGGTCTGGAGGAGCACTTCATAGATAGGTGTGGTGGAGTAATTAAGTGGCTTGACACAGAAACGTATTACACCGCTTTCACCGAAGGCTGGGGTCTATATGCTGAAAATCCGCTGATAGGTGAAGACACTGATACGTACGAAAATGAACCGTGGCAGAAATATGGTATGCTTAAATGGCAG GTTTGGCGCGCGTTGCGTTTGATTGTGGACTCTGGGCTTCACTCCATGggattttcccgcgaaaaagcACTTCAGTACTTTAAAGATTATGCTTGGGATGAAAGCGAAACCGCTTACAAGGAAGTTACTCGTTACCAGAGCGCCCCAGGTCAGGCTACAGCTTACATGATTGGACAACAGCATATTAAGAAGCTAAGGGACGACGCACAAAAAATCCTGGGAGATAAATTCGACATCCGTGACTTTCACTATCACTTACTTTCACAAGGCTCTTCGCCGCTGAGTCACTTGGAGCAGAGTATCAAAGATTACATCAAATGCGTTCAGAACGACAAGGCTCCTGGATGTTATGATATACTTAATCCTTCAGAGAAAGACGAAGAAGCGGACAATAACGTCGTGGAGGACAGCATAGTCCAGCCAATCACAAGAAGAAGACGTCATTATTTCTGA
- the LOC140926239 gene encoding uncharacterized protein: MATNEATWSNKGTVSESVDVTLRNSDDKSEFTHHILEDIVEENLETLKNEKGNENAKNFDTDIEESQRVRKLTEKGEEEKIRRLKQRRTNALTAVSRKRTDLNKLMTDRRNLDVVKAELNQLDSLCQQFHDAHNLYYDELATPEETEIASRYFNDKESDIFEYRKEVTNWIFECEARISDHLERLSDKRSVKSRSSRSSRSSRSSRSLQSARMKEKAKVAELMAERSLLKEKIKLQAAEEQLQIDLEIAKAKARERAFEELEREQNLKLPEVDEGTHDSFLALPTPATGRKHEQPSIPGNFPIRPTSIKTEREKGELSPLNSKKPESYYRAFSAETKKEDVTHLTNMENEMLKEVFKIQHEQIQGIAASQNQLATAIALPEPEVQKFKGDPMEFKTFLMAFDARVQSRVTNSADRLYYLDQHLVGEPQRTDKRMSPYRTRRRL, from the coding sequence ATGGCAACGAACGAAGCCACGTGGTCAAACAAAGGAACAGTGAGTGAAAGTGTTGACGTCACGCTCAGAAACAGCGATGACAAATCAGAATTCACCCATCACATTCTTGAAGACATCGTAGAAGAAAATTTGGAAACTCTCAAAAACGAAAAGGGAAACGAAAACGCCAAAAACTTCGATACCGATATTGAAGAATCTCAAAGGGTCAGAAAATTAACGGAAAAAGgcgaagaagaaaaaattcgcCGACTGAAACAACGACGAACAAACGCATTAACGGCGGTTTCCCGCAAACGAACCGACCTGAACAAGTTAATGACCGACCGGAGAAACCTAGATGTTGTCAAAGCTGAACTCAATCAATTGGACAGTTTATGTCAACAATTCCATGACGCCCATAATCTTTATTATGATGAATTAGCCACACCGGAAGAAACGGAGATCGCCTCTCGTTATTTTAATGACAAGGAAAGTGACATTTTCGAGTACCGCAAGGAAGTTACTAATTGGATTTTTGAGTGCGAAGCAAGAATAAGCGATCATTTAGAAAGATTATCGGATAAGCGGTCAGTTAAGTCACGCTCATCACGTTCCTCACGTTCGTCAAGGTCGTCACGCTCTTTGCAGTCCGCCCGTATGAAAGAAAAAGCCAAAGTCGCCGAATTAATGGCAGAACGCTCCttgctaaaagaaaaaatcaaactgCAAGCCGCTGAAGAACAATTACAAATCGACCTCGAAATAGCCAAAGCCAAAGCCAGAGAACGGGCGTTCGAAGAATTGGAAAGGGAACAAAATCTGAAATTACCGGAAGTAGATGAAGGAACACATGATTCCTTTCTTGCGTTACCAACACCCGCTACTGGTCGTAAACACGAACAGCCGTCGATACCTGGCAATTTTCCGATTCGCCCCACCAGTATCAAAACAGAACGCGAAAAAGGAGAACTCTCACCGCTCAATTCAAAAAAACCTGAGTCTTATTACCGTGCCTTTTCCgctgaaacaaagaaagaagatGTCACACATCTAACCAATATGGAGAACGAAATGCTAAAggaagtttttaaaattcagcACGAACAAATACAGGGAATAGCAGCCTCCCAGAATCAGTTAGCAACTGCAATTGCCCTTCCAGAGCCTGAAGTACAAAAGTTCAAAGGGGACCCTATGGAGTTCAAAACCTTTCTGATGGCGTTCGATGCGCGCGTTCAGTCAAGGGTAACCAACAGTGCAGACAGGCTCTACTACCTTGACCAGCATCTCGTAGGAGAACCCCAAAGAACTGATAAGCGGATGTCTCCATATCGAACCAGACGAAGGCTATAA
- the LOC140926240 gene encoding uncharacterized protein — MKRLTEWPTLKYDDGPALKSFYIFLSKCNCAMKTISHLAVLNHPPNMQAVVQKLPFALQTKWRENVVKTRRKDGKVAGFTELVEFLEYAAESANDPVYGKEALNKARQRTNGPPQSNKGSLPFKPKVDSFATGLDTVPKPPSSHGTGSANQNVKVRRCPLCEKSHDLEDCGAYKKKSVEQRKSFLSEKALCYACYGKNHLSKNCTKKRTCKKCKRPHPTLLHIEGFSLDKESGAVNRETSGNDKPPKVNNARVDIPQESNLENDILLQTILPVVVTQKGTNKAVKTYAFYDNGSAGCFITERLRTRLAATSTVTKIQLGTMHGQSLVDSAIVKDLVVTDLNGKNPVELPRAYTRQEIPADTEQIPTPEIVSRIEHLKEIASEIPVYGPELEIGLLIGSNCPNALIPLSVVPNDGESPFALQLKHGWTVSGPLHLTSEPFTNKVTVNRITVREIESVKEIITPKSLLKMFEPDFSENASNNLPEELSHSQEDRRFLTKVTKGIRLTEGHYEIPLPFRQSEVDLPSNRQQAVKRALWQRKKMIQNHQYRNDYVAFINEIISKGYAEKVSNEILKTDPGKAWYIPHHGVYHPKKPDKIRVVFDCSAKFAGTSLNDQLLQGPDLTNSLVGVLTRFRQESVAFMGDIEAMFYQVFVPEEQRDFLRFLWWPNGDLTAQLEEYRMTVHPFGAVSSPSCADYALRKTANDNEEEYGSAVASTLRRNFYVDDCLRSVSTEVKAKEQIEGLRQVCAKGGFRLTKFICNRRSVLESIPEEERSKDVKTLDLNYDELPIERALGVQWCVESDTFRFRITIKDKPLTRRGILSIVSSIYDPLGFAAPFTLKAKKLLQDLCKDEKLGWDDELPEPYRNRWENWRRELPMLERILVPRCVKPIDFGEVKSRQVHIFSDASSVGYGSVAYLRLCDNENRIHCSFLMGKARLAPIKAVTIPRLELTAATVSVRLGEILKKELDEAFDTVQYHTDSVTVLRYISNEQKRFQVFVANRVQTIRNLSDPSQWKYVDTKENPADDASRGLDAQALSEQQRWLRGPRFLWQPEKDWPTQPSSLGEISNEDPEIKRQVNACVTTTTDLSPASAITKLFQHFSDWYRLKKAVAVFLRVKTILQDRRLKRINEQHGPSAAVNVKASKPNIDCSSLTVQELEEAERSIIRFSQLQSFYNELKSLDQASCDEPGHGQTLLQKRKNEVTKTSPLYRLDPFVDRGLLRVGGRLNHADIPEESKHPVILPRKSHVTTLIIRHTHEQLGHAGRGHVLAKLRERYWIIKANSAVRQLISSCVICRRIKSTPQDQKMADLPEDRLTPAPPFTYVGVDYFGPYVTKEGRKERKRYGALFTCLVSRAVHIEVAHTLDTDSFLHALRRFIARRGQVREIRSDNGTNFVGARRELREAINEMDQKEITEKLRQQNIDWKFNPPAASHMGGVWERQIRTTRRILDTLLREHGSRLDDESLQTLMCEVESIINSRPLTVISSDVKDPYPLSPNQILTMKTSIVLPPPGKFQRNDIYMRRRWRRVQYLCNLFWSQWKREYLPTLQERAKWNKVKRNLKVDDVVLVRDENAPRNVWPMGVVTRVEPDSKGLVRSVVLRTHTTELHRPVNKLILMLTAEERMDAIQDTEDVADKLTQTLKE; from the coding sequence ATGAAAAGGCTAACCGAGTGGCCAACCCTCAAGTACGACGATGGGCCTGCTCTGAAGAGCTTCTATATTTTCCTTAGTAAGTGTAATTGTGCTATGAAAACCATCTCACACTTGGCCGTCCTAAACCATCCTCCAAACATGCAGGCAGTAGTTCAGAAGCTCCCCTTCGCTCTACAAACAAAGTGGCGCGAAAACGTAGTGAAAACGAGACGCAAAGACGGCAAGGTTGCAGGCTTTACAGAACTAGTAGAATTCTTAGAATATGCTGCCGAGTCTGCAAATGATCCAGTTTATGGCAAAGAAGCGCTTAACAAGGCAAGACAACGGACAAACGGCCCTCCACAGAGCAACAAAGGGTCTCTACCCTTCAAGCCTAAAGTCGATAGTTTCGCCACTGGCTTGGATACCGTCCCCAAGCCCCCGTCTTCACACGGGACCGGGTCAGCAAACCAAAACGTCAAAGTACGAAGATGTCCCCTGTGCGAAAAGTCACATGACCTGGAAGATTGTGGTGCCTACAAGAAAAAGTCCGTGGAACAAAGGAAGTCCTTCTTATCGGAGAAAGCGCTCTGTTATGCTTGTTACGGCAAGAATCATCTCTCGAAGAATTGCACAAAAAAGAGAACATGTAAGAAATGCAAAAGGCCACACCCCACTCTACTCCATATAGAAGGCTTCTCCCTCGACAAAGAAAGTGGCGCCGTTAACAGAGAAACGTCTGGCAACGATAAACCGCCGAAGGTGAACAATGCACGTGTGGACATCCCCCAAGAGTCTAATCTTGAAAACGATATCCTGCTGCAGACCATTCTTCCTGTGGTAGTGACACAGAAAGGCACCAACAAAGCAGTGAAGACGTACGCATTCTATGATAATGGAAGCGCAGGATGCTTTATCACGGAACGTCTCAGGACGCGCCTTGCGGCAACAAGTACCGTTACGAAGATTCAATTAGGAACTATGCATGGCCAGAGCCTTGTAGACAGCGCCATTGTCAAAGATCTTGTTGTAACTGACTTGAACGGCAAGAATCCGGTTGAGCTTCCAAGAGCCTACACAAGACAAGAGATTCCTGCCGACACCGAACAGATTCCCACTCCAGAAATCGTCAGCCGTATTGAGCACCTAAAGGAGATTGCCTCCGAAATTCCAGTTTATGGTCCTGAATTAGAAATCGGACTTTTAATCGGAAGTAACTGTCCAAACGCGCTGATCCCACTCAGTGTGGTTCCAAACGACGGCGAGAGTCCTTTCGCATTACAGCTGAAGCATGGCTGGACGGTCAGCGGTCCACTACATTTGACCTCCGAGCCGTTTACGAACAAAGTAACCGTAAACAGAATAACCGTCAGAGAAATTGAAAGTGTAAAAGAAATTATCACCCCTAAATCACTGCTAAAGATGTTCGAGCCCGACTTCAGTGAAAACGCCTCGAACAACCTTCCAGAAGAACTGAGCCACTCTCAAGAAGATAGAAGATTTCTTACGAAAGTAACCAAAGGTATCCGGCTCACAGAAGGCCACTATGAAATCCCTCTTCCATTCCGGCAATCTGAAGTGGATCTACCGAGCAACCGACAACAAGCCGTCAAACGAGCGCTCtggcaaagaaagaaaatgatccAGAACCACCAATACCGGAACGACTATGTAGCCTTCATCAACGAAATAATTAGTAAAGGTTACGCAGAGAAGGTCTCTAATGAAATCTTAAAGACAGATCCTGGTAAGGCGTGGTACATTCCCCATCATGGTGTGTATCATCCTAAAAAGCCTGACAAGATCAGAGTGGTTTTCGATTGCAGCGCCAAGTTTGCTGGAACGTCCCTCAACGACCAACTACTTCAAGGGCCCGATCTCACAAATTCACTAGTCGGCGTCCTAACTCGTTTTAGACAAGAGTCAGTGGCCTTTATGGGTGATATCGAAGCCATGTTCTATCAAGTATTTGTTCCCGAAGAGCAGCGTGACTTCTTACGTTTCCTATGGTGGCCAAATGGAGACCTGACGGCTCAACTCGAGGAGTACCGAATGACCGTTCACCCCTTCGGAGCTGTTTCCTCACCGAGCTGCGCTGATTACGCCCTGCGAAAGACAGCAAACGATAATGAAGAAGAATACGGAAGTGCTGTTGCAAGTACCTTGCGCCGAAACTTCTACGTGGACGACTGCCTCCGTTCTGTTAGCACCGAAGTTAAAGCTAAGGAACAGATCGAAGGTTTGCGTCAAGTATGCGCAAAAGGCGGATTTCGCCTCACTAAGTTCATCTGCAACCGACGGAGTGTCCTCGAGTCCATTCCTGAGGAAGAACGTTCCAAAGATGTGAAAACGTTAGACCTGAATTACGATGAGCTGCCCATTGAACGTGCTCTTGGTGTGCAGTGGTGCGTCGAGTCCGACACCTTCAGATTTCGTATTACTATCAAAGATAAACCTCTAACGAGAAGAGGAATACTTTCAATCGTATCATCAATCTACGATCCCCTAGGATTTGCCGCTCCATTCACATTGAAAGCTAAGAAGTTGCTCCAAGACCTTTGCAAAGACGAAAAGCTAGGATGGGACGACGAACTCCCTGAACCCTACCGAAACCGTTGGGAAAATTGGAGAAGAGAGTTGCCCATGCTCGAACGCATACTTGTCCCTCGTTGCGTGAAGCCAATAGACTTTGGAGAAGTGAAGTCCAGACAAGTGCACATATTTTCTGACGCAAGTTCCGTAGGCTATGGCTCAGTGGCATACCTACGTCTTTGTGACAACGAAAATCGCATACACTGCTCTTTTCTGATGGGAAAAGCTCGCCTCGCGCCAATCAAAGCAGTGACAATTCCACGCCTGGAACTGACTGCCGCCACCGTCTCCGTTCGCCTTGGAGAGATCCTTAAGAAGGAACTAGACGAAGCCTTTGACACCGTCCAATATCACACTGACTCAGTCACCGTGCTGCGTTATATCAGCAACGAGCAGAAACGATTTCAAGTTTTCGTCGCTAATCGAGTACAAACGATCCGTAACCTTTCAGATCCAAGTCAATGGAAATACGTCGATACAAAGGAGAATCCTGCCGATGATGCCTCTCGTGGATTAGATGCCCAAGCACTGAGCGAACAGCAACGTTGGCTGAGAGGACCAAGGTTTCTGTGGCAGCCCGAAAAGGATTGGCCTACGCAACCGTCGTCACTTGGCGAAATTTCCAACGAAGATCCAGAAATCAAGAGACAAGTAAATGCCTGTGTAACGACAACCACAGACCTATCACCTGCATCCGCCATAACAAAGCTATTCCAGCATTTCTCCGATTGGTATCGCTTAAAGAAAGCCGTTGCAGTATTCTTGAGAGTAAAAACCATTCTACAAGACAGAAGGCTTAAGAGAATCAACGAACAGCATGGCCCCTCCGCCGCCGTTAACGTTAAAGCTAGCAAGCCGAACATAGATTGCTCATCACTTACAGTGCAGGAGTTAGAAGAAGCAGAGCGATCAATAATTCGTTTCTCACAGCTCCAAAGCTTTTATAACGAGTTGAAGAGCCTCGACCAAGCAAGCTGTGACGAGCCTGGTCATGGACAGACACTCCTTCAGAAGAGAAAGAACGAAGTAACAAAGACTAGCCCCCTTTATCGCCTCGACCCGTTTGTCGATAGAGGTCTGCTACGAGTCGGTGGCCGGTTGAATCACGCTGACATACCAGAAGAATCCAAACATCCCGTTATTTTGCCTCGGAAGAGTCACGTGACAACGCTGATCATCCGTCACACGCACGAGCAACTCGGCCACGCAGGACGCGGACATGTTCTCGCAAAACTACGCGAACGGTACTGGATTATTAAAGCTAACTCCGCAGTTCGTCAGCTGATTTCCTCGTGTGTGATATGCCGAAGAATTAAGTCCACCCCTCAAGACCAGAAAATGGCTGATCTGCCCGAGGACCGATTGACCCCGGCACCCCCCTTCACTTACGTCGGAGTGGACTATTTTGGACCGTACGTAACGAAAGAAGGTCGCAAGGAACGCAAAAGATATGGGGCACTGTTTACATGCCTTGTAAGCAGAGCTGTTCATATTGAAGTCGCCCACACCCTCGATACAGACTCCTTCCTCCACGCACTTCGCCGCTTCATCGCCCGTCGCGGTCAGGTACGCGAAATAAGAAGCGACAACGGCACCAATTTTGTTGGTGCAAGACGAGAGCTTCGTGAGGCTATCAACGAGATGGATCAGaaagaaattacagaaaaacttCGTCAGCAAAACATCGACTGGAAATTCAATCCCCCTGCTGCAAGTCATATGGGCGGAGTCTGGGAAAGACAAATACGGACAACGCGCCGAATTCTTGATACCCTGCTACGTGAACACGGAAGTCGTTTAGATGATGAATCCTTGCAGACCCTTATGTGTGAAGTTGAATCTATCATCAACTCAAGACCTCTGACTGTTATTTCCAGCGATGTTAAGGACCCCTACCCTCTATCACCAAACCAGATCCTAACAATGAAGACAAGCATTGTCCTGCCACCGCCTGGCAAGTTTCAACGCAATGACATCTACATGCGCCGACGATGGCGTCGTGTTCAGTACCTCTGCAACCTGTTTTGGTCGCAATGGAAACGGGAGTACTTACCAACGCTTCAGGAGAGGGCCAAGTGGAACAAAGTCAAGCGCAACCTGAAGGTCGACGACGTCGTTCTAGTTAGAGATGAAAACGCACCTCGAAATGTTTGGCCTATGGGCGTGGTAACCAGAGTAGAACCAGATTCTAAAGGTCTCGTCAGAAGTGTCGTCCTTAGAACGCATACAACGGAGTTGCATAGACCGGTTAACAAGCTAATCCTTATGCTGACCGCAGAGGAACGGATGGATGCTATTCAAGACACGGAAGACGTTGCTGACAAGCTCACACAGACATTAAAGGAATGA